A window of the Podospora bellae-mahoneyi strain CBS 112042 chromosome 6, whole genome shotgun sequence genome harbors these coding sequences:
- a CDS encoding hypothetical protein (EggNog:ENOG503P835), which yields MASPQELSSTEEDNLLDIQLSSAEEDNLLDLPSPEIFSETPTHQSNSPLTIADLNPGTPLLSVQLSAPQTTPLKTKFAITLKITYTGLLLNPDKTTPPTTRPITFRPWTIIAWHQTEPQREGFWLYRHRPINNNNNNNNNNHDNPWEFTEMDDGTICTFAIYDDPDKEVPVSKGDHITNSFISLRPGETWTWEETLQQEYWSLLPDDAVPTDRFRFCFKGAYVDWWDWGDLEEHKQAGTTVLLPCFEAARSIERETDKKMPALVVPGADEGVEFVIVDGSTQEGSGGLTSEISEGMESPVKRI from the exons ATGGCCAGCCCTCAGGAATTGAGCAGCACGGAGGAAGACAATCTCCTAGACATCCAACTAAGCAGTGCAGAAGAAGAcaacctccttgacctcccctCACCTGAAATCTTCTCCGAAACCCCTACTCATCAATCAAACAGCCCACTCACCATCGCAGACCTCAA CCCTggaacccccctcctctccgtccAACTCtccgcaccccaaaccactCCCCTCAAAACCAAGTTCGCCATCACACTAAAAATCACCTacaccggcctcctcctcaacccggACAAAACcacacccccaaccacccgCCCCATCACCTTCCGCCCCTGGACAATAATAGCCTGGCACCAAACCGAGCCACAGCGCGAAGGGTTCTGGCTCTACCGCCACCGCCcaatcaacaacaacaacaacaacaacaacaacaaccacgatAACCCATGGGAGTTCACCGAAATGGACGACGGCACAATCTGCACCTTTGCCATCTACGACGACCCCGACAAAGAAGTCCCCGTCTCCAAAGGCGACCACATCACAAACTCCTTCATCAGCCTCCGCCCCGGCGAAACCTGGACCTGGGAGGAGACACTTCAGCAGGAATACTGGAGCTTGCTACCAGATGACGCAGTCCCGACCGACAGATTCAGGTTTTGTTTCAAGGGCGCCTACGTCGACTGGTGGGACtggggggatttggaggagcaTAAGCAGGCTGGGACGACGGTCTTGCTGCCGTGCTTTGAGGCGGCGAGGTCGATTGAAAGGGAGACGGACAAGAAGATGCCTGCTTTGGTTGTTCCTGGGGCGGACgagggggttgagtttgTTATCGTCGATGGTTCTACACAGGAGGGTTCTGGGGGTCTGACTTCAGAGATTAGTGAAGGCATGGAAAGCCCCGTCAAGAGAATATGA